A stretch of Mytilus edulis chromosome 11, xbMytEdul2.2, whole genome shotgun sequence DNA encodes these proteins:
- the LOC139495175 gene encoding uncharacterized protein, whose amino-acid sequence MLLLRLGVILVLCICLEAVHDGIAKRQADQYPRKTRPADKRPCPAGMRDDGTSCWKDSYGRGAGRVPDKENCTSNQRDDGTSCWLDSYGRGSGRTPDKTACPSGLRDDGTSCWSDARIYGKGCCCTIFGCCNNCPSGYHDDGCTCRKTDVGIKLTLFQRQGCRSNEEMNGRLCYPKCRGGYHASGCCICTPNGGPGIRKTLRQRQSCRSNEVRLAELCYPKCKDGYRAKGCCICEPNDGPGIKMTLPQRQYCRNNEIKLNGVCWETCQSGYSDNDNGGVCKKI is encoded by the exons ATGTTATTGCTGAGGCTTGGTGTCATTTTGGTATTAT GCATATGTTTGGAAGCCGTACATGACGGTATAGCCAAACGACAAGCAGATCAATATCCAAGAAAAACTAGACCGGCTGATAAACGACCTTGTCCAGCTGGAATGCGTGACGACGGTACAAGTTGTTGGAAAGATTCTTATGGAAGAGGAGCAGGTCGGGTTCCGGATAAAGAAAACTGCACCTCTAATCAACGTGACGACGGGACAAGCTGTTGGCTAGATAGCTACGGAAGAGGTTCGGGTAGAACACCTGATAAAACAGCATGCCCATCTGGACTACGGGATGACGGGACCAGTTGTTGGAGTGATGCCCGTATATATGGAAAGGGATGTTGCTGCACAATCTTTGGATGCTGTAACAACTGTCCAAGTGGTTATCATGACGATGGATGCACGTGCAGAAAAACAGATGTCGGCATAAAGCTGACACTCTTCCAACGACAAGGATGTAGATCGAACGAAGAAATGAATGGACGTCTTTGCTATCCAAAATGTAGAGGGGGATATCATGCAAGTGGATGCTGTATTTGTACACCGAATGGCGGCCCAGGTATACGGAAAACTCTAAGACAAAGGCAAAGTTGTCGTAGTAACGAAGTAAGACTTGCCGAACTCTGTTACCCGAAATGTAAGGATGGTTATAGGGCTAAAGGATGCTGCATCTGCGAACCGAATGACGGACCTGGTATAAAGATGACACTACCTCAGAGACAGTATTGCAGAAATAATGAAATCAAACTGAATGGCGTTTGTTGGGAGACATGTCAAAGTGGCTACAGTGATAATGATAACGGAGGAGTCTGTAAGAAAATTTAG